The following are encoded in a window of Castanea sativa cultivar Marrone di Chiusa Pesio chromosome 5, ASM4071231v1 genomic DNA:
- the LOC142636039 gene encoding protein NO VEIN-LIKE: MEKVDRAVTNARHNIIAIGESVTAWKVSQDALLNLNLESWTSLGFPMQEVPSLHRLMLTEGKINAFIHCYVGVQRVTTLYDLEIAICKNEGVDNFEKLELGPLLRHPLVLHYFSLKSDATEVFKITGEEVFCFLWKFMHRKKKKKSQNIESVEVEESLDGKKKKKKNKINNIQVEEFLDFIAKRRSVASKEELCIRIQNLGMHVSAIKKAMSPQTPILKKPVDATSSSQRVESFSSAQKDFRGKNIRFASSSSNDDENSDDSKDANLPSQNVASYDRVTSCP; this comes from the exons ATGGAGAAGGTGGACCGCGCTGTCACTAACGCTAGACACAACATAATTGCGATCGGAGAGAGTGTGACGGCATGGAAAGTGTCTCAGGATGCACTGCTCAACCTCAACCTCGAGTCTTGGACCTCTCTTGGCTTTCCAATGCAGGAGGTCCCCAGTCTTCACCGCCTTATGCTCACTGAAGGGAAG ATAAATGCATTTATCCATTGCTATGTTGGGGTTCAAAGAGTTACTACATTATATGATTTGGAAATAGCAATCTGTAAGAATGAAGGCGTAGATAACTTCGAAAAGCTTGAATTGGGGCCTTTGTTGCGACACCCACTTGTCTTGCACTATTTTTCACTCAAATCTGATGCCACTGAAGTTTTTAAAATAACCGGTGAGGAGGTATTTTGTTTCCTTTGGAAGTTTATGcataggaagaagaagaagaagagtcagAATATTGAGAGTGTCGAAGTTGAAGAGTCTTTGgatgggaagaagaagaagaagaagaataaaattaacaatattCAAGTTGAagagtttttggattttattgcTAAGAGGCGTTCCGTTGCAAGCAAGGAAGAACTTTGCATACGAATTCAAAACTTGGGGATGCATGTTTCTGCTATCAAAAAAGCCATGAGCCCACAGACTCCTATTTTAAAGAAACCTGTTGATGCTACTTCTAGTTCTCAGCGTGTTGAATCATTCTCCTCTGCACAGAAGGATTTTCGTGGCAAGAACATTAGATTTGCTTCATCAAGCTCCAATGACGATGAAAATAGTGATGATTCTAAGGATGCTAACTTGCCATCACAAAATGTTGCAAGTTATGACCGAGTGACTAGCTGTCCTTAG